A segment of the Terribacillus aidingensis genome:
GGAACAATTACTGCTTATGGTATGGTTCCAAAAGCAGGTGATGAAATTACAGAAGCAATAAGTGATCATTATTTGCTTGATTTCCATGTAGCCGAAGCTGCAAAACGTGATTGGGCTGAAAAAGGTACTATCACAACAATGGATATACTCGGCTTCGAACAGCAGCTGGAAGCAGAACAAGTTAAACAGGACGTAGGGCATGCGGTGGATCAGCTTGCAGAAGCAATTGCAGGATCGATCATTCAGTTGAATGCAGTCGCACCAAAAGCCGTCATGCTCGTCGGTGGCGGAAGCCAGACACCGGGACTGGCTGCACACCTGGCAAGACAGCTTGAATTACCAGAGAATAGAGTCGCTATTCGAGGAACAGAAGCAATACAGCAGCTTGCGAAAACAGATAATGTACCATCAGGTCCTGCGTTCATTACTCCGATTGGCATTGCCTTAGCTGCAAAACAAAATCCTGTCCATTACGTAAGCATACAGGTTAACGGACGCGTCACACGTCTATTTGACATGAAAAAACTGACAATAGGTGATGCATTGCTGGCAGCCGGGATTCAGGTAGCGCGTCTTTATGGGAAACCTGGGGCTGCCTGTATGATCACTTTCCAAGGAAAGCCGCTAACCCTTCCTGGCACACTAGGACAAGCGCCAGTTATAAGGCTCAACCAACAGCCTGCTAATCTTGATTCACCGATCCAGGATGGAGACAAGCTGGATGTAGAAGCTGGAGTAGATGGCTCGCCGCCGCAAGTGACTGTAAGTGATATTACGGGAGATTTAGACCCGATTACAGTCTTTTATAATGGAAAAGCTTATCAGGTGAAACAGCAGCTGCTTGTAAATGGACAGCCCGTCCATCCTGCGCATCAGCTCAAAGACAGGGATGAAGTAAACTTACAGCGAACAACAACTGTAGAACGCTTCTTGCATGAACAGCAGCTTCCTTTGCCAGCTTTGCCTGATGACATGGAATATAACGTCTACATAAATGATAAGCTTGTATCCATTGACTCGTTCAGTCAGGTGTTTACCATTAATGAAATTCCAGCCCGATTACGTGATCAGGTGAAAGATGGAGATAGCATCCGCATCCGTGAACGCAGCTTGCCTACTGCCTCTGAGCTGCTTTCTCATCTGCAAACGGAAAACCAAGCGACCTTGACAGTTGAATTCAACGGAAAAACACTTAAGCTTACACCTCCAGCTGCACAGCTATATATTGGAGATAAGCCGGTGGAACAGGAAGAGCGGATTCCAAGTGGTACCCGACTTCAAATGCGTGTAGCTACAGATCAATTCATCATCCAGGACATTTTTCGCTTTGTTGATATAGATTTGACAAAGATCAGCGGAAACTTCCAATTATTAAAAAATGGAGACAAAGCTTCCTTCCATGATGCTTTGTCTCCACACGATAAAATCGAGCTGACTACTTAAAAAAGCTGTACGCATTAGCGTACAGCTTTTTAGTGATTTTTACTATAGCGTTTATAGTGAATATCGTGGACAAGACGGATCTGATATGGACGCTTGAAAAAGATACCATATTCGCCCACTCGGAGAACTTCTTCATTTTTACCCGATTTGTGTTCATGTTTCATGTATAACCCACCTACTGATTGAATCTTTTTTCCTGTTCCCGTAAAACGGTCTCTGTAATGTCATGGTGTGATGTATGCCAGATCACTTGATTATTTGCAAAAAGCAATGCCTGCGGAGATTCGTGTCTCACCTCATAGCGGTCTGCAATCGTATTGGATAGATCCCGTGCTTCTTGGACATATAACGTGTACATCGGTATCTGTGTATCTAGACTGTATCGGTCATATTCCTGCTTCGCCCTTGCACTGATCGGGCAAGTCAGACTATGCTTGAGCACGTAAAATGATGCATCCCTGTTCAGGACATCTTGAAATTCCTCTTGGCTTTGAATGACTTTTGCTTCCATTTGTCAAAACTCCCTTCGAAAATAAACAGACTCCTAAGCGAGATGCTTAGGAGTCTTATAATTAAAGATCCTTATTACGTTCAATCGTGGATTTTTGCTGTTCCATTTCCAATTCCCTTGCAGCTTCCTCGATTGCGCGTGCTACTTCTTCCGCTGCATCTTCTGCTTCCTTATCGTTTGAAGCTGTGTCATCTGCTTGGTCTTTGGATGTTAGGTTTTTGACTTTGTCCTGTACAGTCTGAGAGGATTCTTTCACCTTATCAGCTACTACACGGGATTTCTCAGTGACAACATCTTTCCATTGTGCACCTTTTTCACTGTACTGTGTTTTCATTTCGCCCGCGCGCCCTTTCAGGGAGCTAGCTTGTTCCGTAATATCACTGCGTAGTTCTTTACCGGATTTAGGTGCAAGAACTAGAGCTGTCACAGCTCCTACTACGCTGCCGATGATCGAACCAATCAGAAAATCTCTTCCGTTCGTCTTTTTCGTTGACATACTGCATTGCCTCCTATCGCGTCGCTTGGTTTAATGGGATGTTTCTTTTACTGGTAGCGGCTGCTCTGTTGGCTGCACTGCAGGTACAGAGGCGACCTCATTGGCTTCATTCTGCTTCTTTTTCTTCCATAAGTCAAGTATAACTGAGCCCCATTTTAGTACTTGGCCAGTTTGTTCTGTATGCTGTTCTGCTGATAGAGCCACTTTGTTGGACACATTGCGAATAGAATTGTTGAGGCTGTGTACTGTATCACCGATGCCTTCAATTCCGTCAACAAGAGTGTTAAGCTTCTGCGCTTTCTCTCCGATGTCTTCTGCAAGGTGATTTGTCTTGCTGAGCAGTTCTGCTGTTTCGCTCGTAATACCCTGCATTTGCTTTTCGACACCTTCCAATGTGCTTGCTACATCATTTAGTGTGCGTGAAGCAGCTTTCAATGTTTTTGCGAGGTAGATTACTAAGACTGCGAATGCGATTGCTGCAATCAATGCAGCGATGTACCCTAGAATTTCCATAATGATTAGTCAGCTCCTTCTTGGTATGTAGTATGAGTAGTTGAAGCACATCTCATGCTTTATACTCCTTCGTCTAACTACGTTATTCCCCAGGTGTACGTCGTTAAACATAAA
Coding sequences within it:
- a CDS encoding cell division protein FtsA, giving the protein MKERIFALDIGTRSVVGMLLEEDAGVYTLIDYEMVEHDERSMLDGQIHDVVAVAQVISEVKHKLEEKHGQLHKVCVAAAGRSLQTKRTKIQHSIAERGVLDKEQVQHLELSAVQQAQYEIAQSKDKSTDYYCVGYSVLHYQLDEQEIGSLIDQQGNEASVEIIATFLPKVVVESLISALKRSDLEMDALTLEPIAAISVLIPPSMRRLNVALVDIGAGTSDIAITNEGTITAYGMVPKAGDEITEAISDHYLLDFHVAEAAKRDWAEKGTITTMDILGFEQQLEAEQVKQDVGHAVDQLAEAIAGSIIQLNAVAPKAVMLVGGGSQTPGLAAHLARQLELPENRVAIRGTEAIQQLAKTDNVPSGPAFITPIGIALAAKQNPVHYVSIQVNGRVTRLFDMKKLTIGDALLAAGIQVARLYGKPGAACMITFQGKPLTLPGTLGQAPVIRLNQQPANLDSPIQDGDKLDVEAGVDGSPPQVTVSDITGDLDPITVFYNGKAYQVKQQLLVNGQPVHPAHQLKDRDEVNLQRTTTVERFLHEQQLPLPALPDDMEYNVYINDKLVSIDSFSQVFTINEIPARLRDQVKDGDSIRIRERSLPTASELLSHLQTENQATLTVEFNGKTLKLTPPAAQLYIGDKPVEQEERIPSGTRLQMRVATDQFIIQDIFRFVDIDLTKISGNFQLLKNGDKASFHDALSPHDKIELTT
- a CDS encoding DUF948 domain-containing protein, coding for MEILGYIAALIAAIAFAVLVIYLAKTLKAASRTLNDVASTLEGVEKQMQGITSETAELLSKTNHLAEDIGEKAQKLNTLVDGIEGIGDTVHSLNNSIRNVSNKVALSAEQHTEQTGQVLKWGSVILDLWKKKKQNEANEVASVPAVQPTEQPLPVKETSH
- the ytxJ gene encoding bacillithiol system redox-active protein YtxJ gives rise to the protein MEAKVIQSQEEFQDVLNRDASFYVLKHSLTCPISARAKQEYDRYSLDTQIPMYTLYVQEARDLSNTIADRYEVRHESPQALLFANNQVIWHTSHHDITETVLREQEKRFNQ
- a CDS encoding YtxH domain-containing protein gives rise to the protein MSTKKTNGRDFLIGSIIGSVVGAVTALVLAPKSGKELRSDITEQASSLKGRAGEMKTQYSEKGAQWKDVVTEKSRVVADKVKESSQTVQDKVKNLTSKDQADDTASNDKEAEDAAEEVARAIEEAARELEMEQQKSTIERNKDL